In Euphorbia lathyris chromosome 9, ddEupLath1.1, whole genome shotgun sequence, the following are encoded in one genomic region:
- the LOC136206049 gene encoding superoxide dismutase [Cu-Zn]-like produces the protein MKKNSFNLAFLLAILVSSSCLFSGIESQVVKAVAVLSSTKPGVKGIVNFNQQPKGPTTIIGSISGLKPGLHGVHVHATGDISNGCAAAGPHFNPLGKEHGGPNDDNVHAGDLGNFNVAADGTANFTIKDKNIPLYGTYTIIGRVVVVHAAPDDLGKGGNQLSKTTGNAGDRVACGIIKLE, from the exons atgaagaaaaattcCTTCAACCTTGCTTTTTTGTTAGCCATATTAGTTTCTTCATCTT GTTTATTTAGTGGAATTGAATCACAAGTGGTGAAAGCAGTTGCTGTTCTTAGTAGCACAAAACCAGGTGTCAAAGGGATCGTCAATTTCAACCAACAACCTAAAG gCCCGACCACTATAATTGGAAGCATTTCAGGGCTGAAGCCAGGCCTTCATGGGGTCCATGTTCATGCTACCGGAGACATATCAAATGGCTGCGCGGCCGCTG GGCCACATTTTAACCCACTAGGGAAAGAGCATGGTGGTCCTAATGATGATAATGTTCATGCTGGTGATCTCGGAAATTTCAATGTTGCTGCTGATG GCACAGCTAACTttacaataaaagacaaaaacatTCCTCTATATGGCACATATACCATTATAGGAAGGGTTGTCGTGGTTCATGCTGCTCCTGATGACCTTGGCAAAG GAGGAAATCAACTTAGCAAGACCACTGGTAATGCTGGTGACAGAGTTGCCTGTG GTATTATTAAATTGGAATGA